One region of Macrobrachium rosenbergii isolate ZJJX-2024 chromosome 20, ASM4041242v1, whole genome shotgun sequence genomic DNA includes:
- the LOC136848957 gene encoding uncharacterized protein — MTLKSTVTGVQPNALPPLPPLPPCFSSSTFQPNALPPLLPLPPCLSSSTFQPDALPPLPPLPPCFPSSTFQPNAPPPLPPLPSCLSSSTFQPNLPPLPPCLSSSTFQPDALPPLPPLPPCFPSSTFQPNAPPPLPPLPSCLSSSTFQPNLPPLPPCLSSSTFQPDALPPLPPLPPCFSSSTFQPNALPPLPPLPPCFSSSTFQPNAPPPLPPLPSCLSSSTFQPNAPPPLPPLPPCLSSSTFQPNALPPLPPLPSCLSSSTFQPNAPPPLPPLPPCLSSSTFQPNTPPPLPPFPPASLPQLLSLIFLLHCLLFLLILLLSLSV; from the exons ATGACCCTGAAATCTACAGTGACAGGCGTACAG CCTAATgctcttcctccactgcctcctcttcctccttgctTCTCCTCCTCAACCTTTCAGCCTAATGCTCTTCCTCCActgcttcctcttcctccttgccTCTCCTCCTCAACCTTTCAGCCTGATgctcttcctccactgcctcctcttcctccttgctTCCCCTCCTCAACCTTTCAACCTAATgctcctcctccactgcctcctCTTCCTTCGTGCCTCTCCTCCTCAACCTTTCAGCCTaatctgcctcctcttcctccttgccTCTCCTCCTCAACCTTTCAGCCTGATgctcttcctccactgcctcctcttcctccttgctTCCCCTCCTCAACCTTTCAACCTAATgctcctcctccactgcctcctcttccttcttgcCTCTCCTCCTCAACCTTTCAGCCTaatctgcctcctcttcctccttgccTCTCCTCCTCAACCTTTCAGCCTGATgctcttcctccactgcctcctcttcctccttgctTCTCCTCCTCAACCTTTCAGCCTAATgctcttcctccactgcctcctcttcctccttgctTCTCCTCCTCAACCTTTCAACCTAATgctcctcctccactgcctcctcttccttcttgcCTCTCCTCCTCAACCTTTCAGCCTAATGCTCCTCCTCCACTGCCCCCTCTTCCTCCTTGCCTCTCCTCCTCAACCTTTCAGCCTAATGCTCTTCCTCCACTGCCCCCTCTTCCTTCTTGCCTCTCCTCCTCAACCTTTCAGCCTAATGCTCCTCCTCCACTGCCCCCTCTTCCTCCTTGCCTATCCTCCTCAACATTTCAGCCTAATACTCCTCCCCCATTGCCTCCTTTTCCTCCTGCCTCTCTTCCTCAACTTCTCAGCTTAATATTCCTCCTCCATTGCCTCCTTTTCCTCCTGATTCTCCTCCTCAGCCTTTCAGTCTAA